The sequence GGCGAGCGGCGCGCGCACGTCGACCGAGCTGAGCAGCGCCGTCTTCAGCGCCGCGGTCGTCGCCGCCGGGCGCACGCCGAGCAGCAGGGCGGCGGCGCCCGCGACGTGCGGGGTCGCCATCGACGTGCCGTCCATGTAGACGTAGCCGCCGGGGACCGTCGAGGCGATGTCGACGCCCGGAGCGAACAGGTCGACGGCGGTCGCGCTGGTGTTGGAGAAGCTCGCGGCGAGGTCGTCCTCGTCGCTCGCGCCGACGCACACGACGTTGGCGGCGGCCGCGTTGCAGGGGTAGTAGCTCTCGGCGTTCGCGCCGTCGTTGCCGGCGGCGATCACGTACAGCGTGCCCGGGTGGGCCGCGATCACGCTCTCGACCGTCACCGAGTAGCCGAGCCCGCCGAGCGACGCGTTGACGACCTTCGCGCCCACGTTCCCGGCGTAGTCGAACGCCGCCGCGATCCGGCTCGCGGACGCCTGCGTGCCCGGCGCGCCGAACACCTTCACCGGCAGGATGCGCGCGCCGGGGGCGACGCCCGCGATGCCGACCCCGTTGTCGGCCAGCGCCGCGATCGTGCCGGCGACGTGCGAGCCGTGCGTGTGCGCCTGCGTCTCGACCGTGTTGTCGTTGTTGACGAAGTCCCAGCCCTGCCAGTCGTCGACGAAGCCGTTGCCGTCGTCGTCGACGCCGTTGGTCTCGCGCCCGTTGCCGCGCTCGCCCGGGTTGCCGGTGAACTGCCCGGCCAGGTCCGGGTGCGTCGTGTCGACCCCCGAGTCGACGACCGCGACGGTCGCGCCGGCGCCGGTGGTCCGCGTCCACGCGTCGGCGACGCTGATCCGCGGCAGGCCCCACAGGAGGCCCCAGTGCG comes from Solirubrobacter pauli and encodes:
- a CDS encoding S8 family peptidase, whose amino-acid sequence is MRLALSLVLAVLVLPATARADDAIIVKRVDGLTAGERAAVRSDADVRLVETSPLADTEVVAPRDGDVEAALAALEADPDVVYAEPDLPASPATNDTHWGLLWGLPRISVADAWTRTTGAGATVAVVDSGVDTTHPDLAGQFTGNPGERGNGRETNGVDDDGNGFVDDWQGWDFVNNDNTVETQAHTHGSHVAGTIAALADNGVGIAGVAPGARILPVKVFGAPGTQASASRIAAAFDYAGNVGAKVVNASLGGLGYSVTVESVIAAHPGTLYVIAAGNDGANAESYYPCNAAAANVVCVGASDEDDLAASFSNTSATAVDLFAPGVDIASTVPGGYVYMDGTSMATPHVAGAAALLLGVRPAATTAALKTALLSSVDVRAPLAGLSVTGGRLDAAAATDAVGAPTPTPTPTPEPPAPTPTPTPEPPAPPPPPAPPAPAPTATPIPAPVVSNLSVTGTVTARKGAKVTFAVSGATKVSLAVHRACGAKACASAVSRWSASAKAGSRTFTLGRRVNGRTLKPGKYTLTVATSMGSRTVTFRVR